In one window of Amblyomma americanum isolate KBUSLIRL-KWMA chromosome 9, ASM5285725v1, whole genome shotgun sequence DNA:
- the Naa80 gene encoding N-alpha-acetyltransferase 80 isoform X2 — protein MELVELHDHPEYINACCNILNNEWKRSHTARFHSLSKSSSNLPASLALIKHKKAQESQVIGHAKLCRVLHDDKACFVESVIVIPEERGKGFGKLVMKLTEDYARKKGFTRCYLSTHDKEQFYRGIGYTVCPPVCGISGTMDHMEKFLRLFDGKTNESSPQDSKSLIDGCSQRVTHIENANPLPPPLPPPPPPMLPFSSQMQVSTVLTQVWMMKQL, from the exons ATGGAACTCGTTGAACTTCACGATCATCCCGAGTACATAAATGCCTGCTGTAACATCTTGAACAACGAATGGAAGCGAAGCCACACAGCTCG ATTCCACAGCTTGAGCAAGTCCAGCAGCAACTTGCCTGCTTCGCTGGCACTGATCAAGCACAAAAAAGCCCAAGAGAGCCAAGTGATCGGCCACGCCAAACTATGTCGGGTGTTGCACGATGACAAGGCCTGCTTCGTTGAATCCG TCATAGTCATACCTGAAGAGAGGGGGAAAGGTTTCGGCAAGCTAGTCATGAAGCTGACCGAAGATTATGCTCGCAA GAAAGGCTTCACAAGATGTTACCTGTCAACCCATGACAAGGAACAGTTCTACAGGGGTATTGGTTACACGGTTTGTCCCCCTGTCTGTGGG ATCTCAGGCACAATGGACCACATGGAAAAGTTCCTCAGGCTCTTTGATGGCAAAACAAATGAATCATCTCCACAAGACAGCAAGTCATTAATCGATGGCTGCTCGCAAAGAGTGACGCACATAGAGAATGCGAACCCGCTACCTCCTCctctgccaccaccaccaccacccatgTTACCATTTTCGTCTCAGATGCAAGTCAGTACAGTACTAACGCAAGTGTGGATGATGAAACAGCTGTGA
- the Naa80 gene encoding N-alpha-acetyltransferase 80 isoform X1, whose protein sequence is MELVELHDHPEYINACCNILNNEWKRSHTARYVNVAKVGTLEFSGSQCWKIKLTPLKKTNSTAVFHSLSKSSSNLPASLALIKHKKAQESQVIGHAKLCRVLHDDKACFVESVIVIPEERGKGFGKLVMKLTEDYARKKGFTRCYLSTHDKEQFYRGIGYTVCPPVCGISGTMDHMEKFLRLFDGKTNESSPQDSKSLIDGCSQRVTHIENANPLPPPLPPPPPPMLPFSSQMQVSTVLTQVWMMKQL, encoded by the exons ATGGAACTCGTTGAACTTCACGATCATCCCGAGTACATAAATGCCTGCTGTAACATCTTGAACAACGAATGGAAGCGAAGCCACACAGCTCGGTACGTGAACGTTGCGAAAGTCGGCACGTTAGAATTTTCGGGTTCCCAGTGCTGGAAAATCAAGTTGACGCCATTGAAGAAAACGAACAGCACTGCGGT ATTCCACAGCTTGAGCAAGTCCAGCAGCAACTTGCCTGCTTCGCTGGCACTGATCAAGCACAAAAAAGCCCAAGAGAGCCAAGTGATCGGCCACGCCAAACTATGTCGGGTGTTGCACGATGACAAGGCCTGCTTCGTTGAATCCG TCATAGTCATACCTGAAGAGAGGGGGAAAGGTTTCGGCAAGCTAGTCATGAAGCTGACCGAAGATTATGCTCGCAA GAAAGGCTTCACAAGATGTTACCTGTCAACCCATGACAAGGAACAGTTCTACAGGGGTATTGGTTACACGGTTTGTCCCCCTGTCTGTGGG ATCTCAGGCACAATGGACCACATGGAAAAGTTCCTCAGGCTCTTTGATGGCAAAACAAATGAATCATCTCCACAAGACAGCAAGTCATTAATCGATGGCTGCTCGCAAAGAGTGACGCACATAGAGAATGCGAACCCGCTACCTCCTCctctgccaccaccaccaccacccatgTTACCATTTTCGTCTCAGATGCAAGTCAGTACAGTACTAACGCAAGTGTGGATGATGAAACAGCTGTGA
- the LOC144104513 gene encoding putative glutathione-specific gamma-glutamylcyclotransferase 2 isoform X2 has translation MYVFGYGSLMWKADFPYNRKIVGYVKGYVRRFWQASEDHRGVPGKDCVWGIAYEIPEAEKEEVIGRLDFREKDGYDRVQVMFYPAKDEEKPFLLTIYVAQKENPFYLGPASALDIARQIRDAAGPSGSNREYLLSLIECMRNIAPHVRDQHLLDIERNLLNLETSEKKKKPAHPQAQLDDYQRHQYEGSRTRAEVA, from the exons ATGTATGTCTTCGGCTACGGTTCGCTCATGTGGAAAGCGGATTTCCCATACAACCGCAAAATCGTCGGTTACGTCAAGGGGTACGTGCGCCGGTTTTGGCAAGCCAGCGAAGATCACCGCGGCGTCCCTGGCAAG gactgcGTTTGGGGCATTGCTTACGAAATCCCCGAGGCCGAGAAAGAAGAGGTGATTGGTCGCCTCGACTTTCGGGAGAAAGATGGCTACGACAGG GTGCAGGTCATGTTCTATCCGGCCAAAGACGAAGAGAAGCCCTTCCTGCTCACTATATACGTGGCGCAAAAGGAGAATCCCTTCTACCTTGGGCCCGCGAGCGCGCTGGACATCGCCCGCCAGATCCGCGACGCCGCGGGCCCAAGCGGCTCCAACCGAGAGTACCTGCTGTCACTCATCGAGTGCATGCGCAACATTGCACCACACGTGCGCGACCAGCACCTGCTCGACATCGAGCGCAACCTGCTGAACTTGGAgacctcggaaaaaaaaaaaaagccggcccACCCCCAGGCGCAACTCGACGACTATCAACGGCATCAGTATGAAGGCAGCCGGACGCGGGCAGAGGTTGCGTGA
- the LOC144104513 gene encoding putative glutathione-specific gamma-glutamylcyclotransferase 2 isoform X1 — protein sequence MYVFGYGSLMWKADFPYNRKIVGYVKGYVRRFWQASEDHRGVPGKPGRVVTLVPSSDQSDCVWGIAYEIPEAEKEEVIGRLDFREKDGYDRVQVMFYPAKDEEKPFLLTIYVAQKENPFYLGPASALDIARQIRDAAGPSGSNREYLLSLIECMRNIAPHVRDQHLLDIERNLLNLETSEKKKKPAHPQAQLDDYQRHQYEGSRTRAEVA from the exons ATGTATGTCTTCGGCTACGGTTCGCTCATGTGGAAAGCGGATTTCCCATACAACCGCAAAATCGTCGGTTACGTCAAGGGGTACGTGCGCCGGTTTTGGCAAGCCAGCGAAGATCACCGCGGCGTCCCTGGCAAG CCCGGTCGTGTGGTGACCTTGGTGCCGTCGTCAGACCAAAGC gactgcGTTTGGGGCATTGCTTACGAAATCCCCGAGGCCGAGAAAGAAGAGGTGATTGGTCGCCTCGACTTTCGGGAGAAAGATGGCTACGACAGG GTGCAGGTCATGTTCTATCCGGCCAAAGACGAAGAGAAGCCCTTCCTGCTCACTATATACGTGGCGCAAAAGGAGAATCCCTTCTACCTTGGGCCCGCGAGCGCGCTGGACATCGCCCGCCAGATCCGCGACGCCGCGGGCCCAAGCGGCTCCAACCGAGAGTACCTGCTGTCACTCATCGAGTGCATGCGCAACATTGCACCACACGTGCGCGACCAGCACCTGCTCGACATCGAGCGCAACCTGCTGAACTTGGAgacctcggaaaaaaaaaaaaagccggcccACCCCCAGGCGCAACTCGACGACTATCAACGGCATCAGTATGAAGGCAGCCGGACGCGGGCAGAGGTTGCGTGA